The DNA segment atgtttaattaggttattatatttcactttaagaggagagagataagatatattgctattttaatatataaaattaaataaatatttgctaaATGTTTTACttagttcatttttatcttatatgttttatttgtttagttatcaatgtatatacattcaaataatttattaataattctatattttattaattctacaaaaaactatgataatataatatggaataataaaatgatatttaatattaattaagtaTTTAACCCTTTCTCCattaatccatatttttagaatataaaactaaaaTTTCCAAATTGGatcattaacaaatatataatgtattattatgtcttttcgataaaattaatatttaattatatgaaggtttcacaataaaacaatatttcaatattagttactAGTAgagtaatttattatattatatttataggggtataataatgcatcatatctataatattaaactttattaatatatttatattttattttttaaatattttaaaatataatatatttatacctcaaaactataaagtttacaaattaatagtgattaatataatgttctacctttatgataaataaattaaagcgtatgaagcaacttctattaatacaagaagataatagtaactacaattaaaaattaaaaaaatcttagatacataataatattttatagataatgttgtattgtcgattaTCGATCGATATcccatgcatctatattttatgaatatctattatatattggtaatatgcttaattaacattaaaaatataatcattaatatgaaggtatattataatgtaggcAATTGTTCTAAATGAAtcgaattataataatacccAACCTCATATATAATGCCATTATTACATTTCAATTGGCACagtataatttaaattaattgtAGCACAATTTATAAGTTTCactaaataaatttttcattaaataaagaaacatattatgatatgcataattaaatataacaatatattaacTTTAATATagacaattatgatatagcataatatgaattaatatatgtaatatagttattttactttaatcatattaaatatatattaacactcaattatatatattataacttatgaacaAACGTGATGTAccccttttcatattaatgacaATGCTCCTTTGGaagtacatatttttaaccTCATCTCgaaattaaacatacgggatgatacatatattaaattagtgtttaaattataaaaaattaaatgcaatataatacttagccctaacccgaatatgggttccacaacataaaaactatataaaaattatacaaaaattacttcccaatagacaacttattaacatatattaatcattattaatattcgaatcatatattaatgaatcattttcttcattatattttttattttttctcttaaacattgtttttgagatcgtttccgaaatccaagtgacgaatactaatataaaaattttaaaaaatgtataatttatttatattcacaaaTTAATCAGTGATgaatatattgtttaattgatttattatttaccttatattCAATTCCCAAGAAAATTGATAATGCAACAATCATAAATGCAATTGGAATTAGTGTCCTTTTTATTACGAATCTTCGTGAATATGTTGGAAGAGTTGGAAATtgattacatttattttttaaattacaataatcatttgataatgtagatAATAATTGATTATAGGAGGTGTCTTtaccattattataatcTTCATTAagttcatcatatttttcaacaaaCTTATTGGCATCATCCAAATATTTCTCACAATTTGGACTCTGTGTATTAAATtcaatatacatattacatAAGATTTTAAATggttcataaaatttatgcATGTCATTAATATTCATCAAATCGTGGTTTTTTTCTATAAGATTCTTATAACTTTCATAAGCAGTAACACCATCTATTTTCTCATTATACTTCTTAccagtatatatatatatttcataaaaagGGTTTATACTGTCGTTGTCTCCAATTTTGGtaaggtttaacatataacttaaccatatcaaaatGTAATCAACAATATTGGTGTTTCTTTTTACAACAGAATTAAACGATTCTAAACTCCCAAAGAACGcatcaaacaaatataaacatccagcactAATTTTATCGAACTCATTTTGACATTTATTATcacaataattatttaaaaaatcttcatttttaatttgataATTTCCACTACTGTCCAATTGATCGGGAAGCGAGTTCCTTACTTCCTGGAACTGTTCACACTAAAAAaccatttaaaaacaattaacaaaaacgcgaattattaaaataaagtttaatgatatttatatgtaatgcaatataaaaaaatgtaaaggaaactattattattaaaaaatgcatataccacttgcttattcattataatgggttttatttttgatttgtaaattgagtagaGGCATGTTCGTTTATATGTACTACACCAAATGTGTGACGCAAATGTTTAATCCAATATATAAcaactgtctgtagttaaatatattatatgtttttcaataattaaattaatatggaataataaaataatgttattactaaaaaaaggCTTTATTTGTGTTTATCCTAATTAGCTAagttaccttaaatagagggatgcttaataaactttttattaaatatatgatgcattttatacaataaatactattcttactaacatttggtataagtttattataaaaatgaatatccttctataaagaatttaaagtatgttagaacatagaaaaggaatatatttatatcttatgttttGATGATTGTCcttcaaaaaatttaatgctgtataaatctaaaaaatgcaaaatcctattattactataatccttaaagtatataaatagtcatttttttaaatatattaaatatttaaatacttgtttataatacaataaaccacacttttattaaaattatagtattttcaaattaagttattttacttacatctatatgcaaattatataaatttatattgtttttaatgaatgtatataaattcataattaattttaatcagttctataactttattttcattcctatatattccaatttagaagtattctttatttaataattttataatgttttccatatttttccaTCGTTAAAGCGGCAATTAGCACAGAACCCATATTTATTATGCTATtcataagcttaaataagtttttatatgtaggtcgtttttaaaataatacttaggaaattttaaatatataacacataaataagtattgatgaaATTTAATtgtaatagaaaactatgagTTATTAGATTATTGTCCTTTTAgataggagagataagggacgtatgcttttttaagacaaggatATATCCATATAAAATTTACCTATTCTACACAGTTTAatatttcttatattttctaccattaaagtttttaattcatgtatacatattaaaataacttagaattattacttttataaatatatagtttgcttttacattttataataaaccatATTTAGTTCTATAATGTAAaactatagaattattaatattattttccttGGTATTGGTAGTCTAATGTATCGCATTAAAGCatacttaaataaatgttataatatttcatttgatcTTGTATACATACAATTTAATCTGATAACacctttaataatatatataatgaatttataccCATATAGTGTatcaaataaacataatacatatgttcgtatttaatactttatctattgttattactattattattgttactgctATGTAACTATATAGTACAACGGAACAATTAATGCACTCAATAAGAATCCTTTAAATCAATGTAGAATATTTCcgtattttattgttttaaagtatatattttagaaGGCATATCATATtgtaaaacattttatttaaattatagatttatattttgtatatataataacctaataaaaatattattggttcaaattaattattacatactttTTCCATGtactttgcattaatatataattgtatatgtttcccaaatttaacatatttcaatattagtaattggtataatattttactagtttatatttataaaagtataataataacgcattATACAtaccatattatttataattattagcacaaactataacattatattttattaatatacttatgttttttcttttaactattttaaaatataatatatttctaatttatttatacctcaaaatataaagtttaaaaattaatagtgattaatatgTTAGtataccttatgataaataaattatgccGTATAAATCaatttctattaatacaaaaagagaatagtaactacaattaaaacttcaaaaaatattatatagttcaattttttatgtgtTACTAAATACGTTAGAACCATAATAATATCTATAGACAACGTTATATTGTCGATATATACCAACCTATACTTTATCACTATCTATTATATGTCCCCAATGTCcttaattaacaataataatatgccCATATAATGCACAGCAATATTCAAAACCAATTATCTTATAATTCATATCCACCCTCACAtataatgctattattaCAACATATATTCCCGTAATacaatttaaatcaaaataataatgacacaaataataacttttactaaataaaatttccataaaattaagaaaaatattatgatgtgcataattcaatatactCCCTcattaacaagttttatataatagacaattatCATATACCATGATATCACTtcatatatgaaatataaacattttattttaatcatattaaatcgacatgaacactcaattgtatatattatactttatgggAATTATGGTATTGCCCCTTTCATATTAGTTTATACCCCCTTTTTGATTGCATATTTAGACGACATCCCGTAATTAAGCATACGAGGTAATAAATATTgtcaaattataaacaaactaataaaaatatagtccTAACCCAAAACAGAGATTACATAAAACAAAACTATAACTTATAGTACAGAACCCTGACACAAAATACGAGTTTCCCAAAATGCAACTCTAAACCTCACCATagcttataattttattaataagtgcgtttatattaataaattcaaaatccattaatacataatatatatccatgAAAATATGGACAAATGATATTTTGACAAACACTAAACaaagataaattaattatatattaaattaaatgtatataatgaaacatacaattaaatcatatttcattattctaTATAACGTAAACAAATGTAACTTTTATgccaaaaaatattaaatatactatttttaatcatttaaacaggtataataaaacataataataaagagtGATTATTTTGAtgtttttgattttttgggttttttatatactttcaTGATTAATTTAATGTATTGACAAGACCTAATAAATGTTTCAAATGAAACCACGGAACATAAAACAGTAAATGCGATAGGAACGGTTCCTGATATTATTATCACCAAAGAAAGAAAAACCAACAATATTGACCTCAATTTTAATCCTTCGTACAATTCGTTTATCtttcgtttatttttataagtatTAACACTACTAAAATTGGGCTGTCTATATTCTCTCTCCAAGAAATTTACTTCGTTTTTCAATTGGTTATAGTCTTCACCTTCTgatacataattattttcatctttttttcttattcttttattttgtatcaCTTTTGTTGTTATTCCACTATCCCCCATATTATCAATCTCTTTTTTTACTTCTTTTAATTCTTCtcgaattttataaattaactTTTTAGTTCTTTTATCTAACTTATTTAAATCGGGTAATGTACTTTTGTCTTTATGAttctttatatatgaatttatagCATTTcgaatatgtataatttctTCGTTATCATCATTGTACTCATTAAGTTGTTTTGTAAGACTAAAAGTTGATtcataaaaatcatttaaatcGAACTCCTTTTCTACATCTCCTAATATTCTATTGcttctaaattttattatattccttTCATGCCATATTTCCTgcaaagaaataaaatatttattaacatatttccaattaattttaattttcctTTAACTGTTTTACCAATACAtcaaacaataatataagcTTAATGTAAAACAAATAGATACAAAAACTATAATCaaatatcattaataataaaagaaaataatatgtaaCTTACATTTTTCCcatattcaaaaaaacaaataataattgaaaaaagaacgtattttaaaatattgactctcatttttatctttatttattaaataaatgaaataataaatgtagtttgaaataatgatgataatttgatatttcaaaaataataatatttattagttttttgAATTTCCAATAGAATTATGTAACTGTTGTTATAAACATcgttatattcattaaaagtATTTATcgatatacatattattatgttatttttttttcaaataaatattaatttttctcaaaaaatacaccattttttataaactattttccctaaaatttattttttgaaaatttgttatacaaatcattttttaatacaatttataatacattagCATATTTAGTGATATGGTcctaatattttatgaacttatatatttccattattcCTTACATATGagaaactaataaatatcaattaaaataataacatattagatacatatatattttttatatgaataaatacaaacatataatgaaaacattaacaaaacATCATTcttatttacatttaaatggttttttattataatatttctcCAATtctaaatattaataatattctcCACTttattttcccatttttttgtaaaaatatatttttttatatattaccaTGGaaccattttatttataaatatatctcaGAATATACaacatcaaatatattttttatattcaaataatgtaaaatattcatatttccAAGTATACCTCCTATAAATCACAATGCATATATCAAATCAGAAAATCAAATACAATTAATAAGAAATCCTTTATTTTATCCTATTCATTAAACACATATTATAGTATATTTAATAGTTAAACATTATTttgtctttatttttataaatattatttaaatataacataaatatagtACATTTcctcatataaaaataggcTAAATCAACCTCAATATTCCTCACACATATTAAACCCATAATTATTTGTACTAATAACTGAAATCCAGTTTATTTAGtattctttaaatttatacattttttaaattggacttaaatataaattaattaaatttatcattCCAAAGAATCTtacttttataaacaaaaaaaatcaattaaTAAATTGTACATGATCGACCTGAATaagtttgtatatattaataatccCAGTTTCTTATCGACTcgatttataatatttttcatctttttttcttACTTACGGTTCTCCCCCAACTCATAAATACTAACATAAACACTAATGTAAAAATcacaaaaatgtataatattttccagtggacatattttttaaatattatactgACCCCTAAAATAGTGtgtattaaaacaaatatgccTTTAACGTAACTTATTtcacttatatattttttctccaAATACCACTTTATACTTTTATTCCATTCAAATTCATTCTTCCACCATTCCATTTATCATTCGGTTCAGGTGTTACTGAGGAAGGAAatcataataaattattttcttccaATTCCATTCCATCTCCCCCAGTTTCTTATATTATgcattgttaatatttaaatcaaCGTTTTCTTTTGGGATCAAATCAATACTTTGGAATAATCTTTCTATATCTATTCCAATATTCGACCGATTCACCCATAAACCATTAACacaaaattaacaataaaatacaaaaagtaAATAATTCATCAGATTTATCATAAGTTATATTAACACGAAATGCAATTCTTATAATTtgtcaaaatatattacttgTTTCTTTTCATAGTCATTTTCAtccttattttttctcttacaTATTTAGACTTAATATGAATCTTAATAATTATAACCTAtcctatacatatttttaataatttatttcctatatatatttaaaacaattctttaaactaataaatgttatcaaattataaaaaaatattcaaaattaaatgcaatgtAACACTTAATCCTAACCCGAATGTGGGGTCCACAAACACAACCCTGACccataacataaaaactgtctaaaaattatacaaaaacagtataaaaatgttataactatatatatatataacattatatattattggttatattatttaattattattatagacccaataattatgttcaaaaattatggtgaaaaattatttattttcaaatagacaatttcttaacatatatcaatcattattactattcctgaaatagtcacTACTCTTCAAATCTTATATTAATGaaccattttcttctttatttttttatcttttctcttaaatgtcgTTTTTGGgttcgtttccgaaatccaaataacgaatactaatataaaaatggtaaacatattatatattttttgataatcgcatataaataatcacaaaaataatttttaaatattatatttttaaattccttattaGTTACCTTATAAAAAATCCCCAAGAATATTGGTATTGCAACAattatcgataaaactggaattaatttgtttgttatcgacgaacttgatgatgtaacTCCAGAATCGTGTACATGATTATGTGCAGAACTTTGTACACTATTTTCTTTTACTTTTATCGGTGAAAGGGATTGAATGTCGCtacaattaattttatttttattacaataacttttaaaattattataatcatttgataatgtagacaatacTTTATAATAGGGACTATCTTTAGTAATATTAGAATTTTTGTTAAGTTCATCATATGTTTTAACAAATTCTTTagcattttctaaatatttcTTACTTGTTTTATCGTTTGAATCAAGTTCAGTATACAttttacataatgatttaaatccAGCATACAAATTAGGCACATCATTAATATCAATATCCATCAAACATTTGTTTGCATCTATGAACtccttaaaattattatatcccgttttatcatttaatttattactacaatcttcataattattactattattttttttattacactTAGTATAATGCGTATTATTCTTTATATGTCCTtcataaaaatcatttaggttttttattttttcatttttctttaggtttaacatatgATCTAACCATATCATTACGTATATAATAAACACTTTAGAGTGATCTTTACTTAAAGTACTAATCCTATTAACAACATTTTGCTCGAATAGccataaacatccagcatttATCTTATCGAGATCAGTCTTACATTCTGTTTCCCCTGAATCTCCATTAGGGCAATAATTCTTAGCATTCCCTAAACTATGAATATCATTACTTGTAGATATGTTTAATTCATCGGGTAAATAGCTTCTCAATTTATCAAACCTTgcacactaagaaaacatttaaaaaatataataaaaatatatgttaatgaaactcttataaaataaaatttaatgaattttataggTAATATAACATCGAAAAATATAAGGAAaagcaaattttattaaaaaaattatttaccaGGCGATAATCcattgtaattttattttgtttataatatgtaaattatgtaacatcatattattttacatattttacaCTTAATAAATGAGAAAATAATTGAaccataatatataattgtctatggttaaacattttattatcatttttaatattaatttaaagataatatggaacaatataataacttTATGGTAGTTAGATAAATTCCCTTGTTTGAGGGATGTTTAATACATTTCTtaccatatgtatatataatacaattttacaTGAATTTTTATCCTTAATAACA comes from the Plasmodium yoelii strain 17X genome assembly, chromosome: 6 genome and includes:
- a CDS encoding PIR protein, translating into MNKQVCEQFQEVRNSLPDQLDSSGNYQIKNEDFLNNYCDNKCQNEFDKISAGCLYLFDAFFGSLESFNSVVKRNTNIVDYILIWLSYMLNLTKIGDNDSINPFYEIYIYTGKKYNEKIDGVTAYESYKNLIEKNHDLMNINDMHKFYEPFKILCNMYIEFNTQSPNCEKYLDDANKFVEKYDELNEDYNNGKDTSYNQLLSTLSNDYCNLKNKCNQFPTLPTYSRRFVIKRTLIPIAFMIVALSIFLGIEYKYSSLGFRKRSQKQCLREKIKNIMKKMIH
- a CDS encoding fam-b protein, translated to MRVNILKYVLFSIIICFFEYGKNEIWHERNIIKFRSNRILGDVEKEFDLNDFYESTFSLTKQLNEYNDDNEEIIHIRNAINSYIKNHKDKSTLPDLNKLDKRTKKLIYKIREELKEVKKEIDNMGDSGITTKVIQNKRIRKKDENNYVSEGEDYNQLKNEVNFLEREYRQPNFSSVNTYKNKRKINELYEGLKLRSILLVFLSLVIIISGTVPIAFTVLCSVVSFETFIRSCQYIKLIMKVYKKPKKSKTSK
- a CDS encoding PIR protein — translated: MDYRLCARFDKLRSYLPDELNISTSNDIHSLGNAKNYCPNGDSGETECKTDLDKINAGCLWLFEQNVVNRISTLSKDHSKVFIIYVMIWLDHMLNLKKNEKIKNLNDFYEGHIKNNTHYTKCNKKNNSNNYEDCSNKLNDKTGYNNFKEFIDANKCLMDIDINDVPNLYAGFKSLCKMYTELDSNDKTSKKYLENAKEFVKTYDELNKNSNITKDSPYYKVLSTLSNDYNNFKSYCNKNKINCSDIQSLSPIKVKENSVQSSAHNHVHDSGVTSSSSSITNKLIPVLSIIVAIPIFLGIFYKYSLFGFRKRTQKRHLREKIKK